In one window of Paraflavitalea soli DNA:
- a CDS encoding SusD/RagB family nutrient-binding outer membrane lipoprotein, which translates to MKKYKVLYITILLFTITGCRKYLDVNVDPRTPQQTTAEALLPHIQSYMGHALGLDGRYTGKYVQNWVSNAANDAVEGHASAGGTEMWTMHYTKLGLAINQMKTDAIINEKWHYAGVANALRAWSWQLCTDHYGEMILKQAWAPNRFVFDYDSQEEIYKEVERLCLEALDYFAKETNKPMLASSDYIFKGNKDRWVKFVYGVLAINANHISNKSTYNPAKVIEYANKSMADNTDNARIQYNGTVGGSATTSDAFVLGPKRANLTSLSYIQSSVILNMLNGYYRGVTIADPRIGNMLQKSADGNYYGAIPTYGDPNATPTTNTKRIPAIIGGFAAPWPGRYLYRDTITFPIMTYSQIQFIKAEAALKATQLGVAYTAYKEGIDKSMDFVSGLGSSTITATQKSTYLGSAAVAQTDADLTLKDIMCQKYIALWGWGFEETWADLRRYNYDTTVFKGYVIPELNKMSSSNDGLLVQRYRPQTTEYSYNVKALEAIGATRDNYHTDKMWFVKP; encoded by the coding sequence ATGAAAAAATATAAGGTTCTATATATAACAATCTTACTTTTTACCATCACAGGGTGCCGGAAATACCTCGATGTCAATGTAGATCCCCGCACGCCTCAGCAAACTACTGCAGAAGCATTACTTCCACACATACAGTCCTATATGGGACATGCCCTCGGATTGGATGGTCGCTACACAGGTAAATACGTTCAAAACTGGGTAAGCAATGCTGCCAACGATGCAGTAGAAGGGCATGCGTCTGCAGGTGGTACTGAAATGTGGACCATGCATTATACCAAATTGGGATTGGCCATCAACCAAATGAAAACTGATGCCATTATTAACGAAAAATGGCACTATGCCGGCGTGGCCAATGCTTTAAGGGCCTGGAGCTGGCAATTGTGTACCGACCACTACGGAGAAATGATCCTGAAACAGGCGTGGGCACCAAATCGGTTTGTATTTGATTACGACTCCCAGGAGGAAATTTACAAGGAAGTAGAAAGACTATGCCTGGAAGCATTGGATTATTTCGCCAAGGAAACCAACAAACCGATGCTGGCTTCCAGTGATTATATCTTCAAAGGCAACAAAGACCGCTGGGTAAAATTTGTTTATGGTGTATTGGCCATCAATGCCAATCACATCTCCAATAAATCCACCTACAATCCGGCCAAAGTAATTGAATATGCCAATAAATCAATGGCTGATAATACCGACAATGCACGTATCCAGTACAATGGTACAGTGGGTGGGTCAGCTACCACTTCTGATGCTTTTGTTTTAGGTCCTAAACGCGCCAATCTCACCTCCCTTTCTTATATACAGTCATCGGTGATCCTTAACATGCTCAATGGCTACTACAGGGGTGTAACCATTGCTGATCCCCGGATCGGCAACATGTTACAGAAAAGCGCTGATGGCAACTATTATGGGGCCATCCCTACCTACGGTGATCCCAATGCCACACCCACCACCAATACCAAAAGGATTCCTGCTATAATCGGTGGATTTGCAGCTCCCTGGCCCGGCAGATACCTCTACCGCGATACCATCACCTTCCCCATCATGACCTATTCCCAGATCCAGTTCATCAAAGCAGAAGCTGCTTTAAAAGCTACTCAATTGGGCGTAGCCTATACAGCTTATAAAGAAGGTATCGATAAAAGCATGGATTTCGTGAGCGGCCTTGGATCAAGCACCATCACAGCCACCCAGAAATCTACCTACCTGGGCAGTGCTGCTGTAGCACAGACTGATGCAGACCTTACCCTCAAAGACATCATGTGCCAGAAGTACATCGCATTATGGGGTTGGGGATTTGAAGAGACTTGGGCCGACCTGAGAAGATATAACTACGATACTACTGTATTCAAAGGATATGTAATCCCCGAGTTGAATAAAATGAGCAGCAGCAATGATGGTCTGTTGGTACAAAGGTATAGACCTCAGACAACGGAATACTCCTACAACGTAAAAGCCTTAGAAGCAATCGGAGCCACCAGGGATAATTACCATACCGACAAAATGTGGTTTGTTAAACCGTAA
- a CDS encoding DUF4397 domain-containing protein: MKRLALFILIAAAVGCKKEYKSIYTFEDKTNKAKVKFVHVVPNAYPLPDTAAQGGLQLYVNGNKITGATNVTYGGGVFPGLEYSLLPAGTNTLKAVIPAGGTRPEIPVLDVQLPLGDQKTYTAFMVDSLPTPSLFLVEENFTQVADSGKYFIRLVNATMGAPALDLYGTTDAATMASAVPYKAASEFKQIFVGTGARGFALRLPGSTVNLGTSSITPVAGRMYTLLTYGVIGKGGTRNPRLTFYTSRFQTYEF, from the coding sequence ATGAAAAGACTAGCATTATTTATATTGATAGCAGCAGCGGTAGGCTGTAAGAAAGAATACAAATCGATCTATACTTTTGAAGATAAGACCAACAAAGCCAAAGTTAAATTTGTACATGTAGTGCCCAATGCCTACCCCCTTCCCGACACAGCTGCACAGGGAGGCCTGCAACTGTATGTGAATGGCAATAAAATAACCGGGGCTACCAATGTAACATACGGTGGTGGTGTATTTCCCGGACTGGAATATAGCCTTTTACCTGCCGGCACAAATACCCTGAAAGCTGTTATACCTGCTGGCGGCACCAGGCCTGAAATACCAGTGTTAGACGTCCAGTTACCATTGGGCGATCAAAAGACCTATACTGCTTTTATGGTCGACTCCTTGCCCACCCCTTCCCTATTCCTGGTGGAAGAGAATTTTACACAGGTGGCAGATTCAGGAAAGTATTTCATACGCCTGGTCAATGCAACCATGGGTGCCCCTGCACTTGACCTGTATGGTACTACAGACGCCGCTACTATGGCATCTGCTGTACCTTACAAGGCAGCCAGCGAATTCAAACAGATATTTGTAGGAACAGGAGCGCGGGGCTTTGCCCTCAGGCTGCCCGGCAGTACGGTCAACCTGGGCACCTCAAGCATTACTCCCGTGGCTGGCAGGATGTACACCCTGCTCACCTATGGCGTAATTGGTAAAGGAGGCACCCGCAACCCAAGGCTCACTTTCTATACCTCCAGGTTCCAGACCTACGAGTTTTAA
- a CDS encoding nucleoside recognition domain-containing protein, giving the protein MVLNFLWIAFFLIAFVVALIRLCMGDVVVFKTIIDGVFETAKTGVDISLGLIGVMALFLGFMQIGERAGAINVLSRIVGPFFSKLFPGVPRNHPAMGHMMMNFSANLLQLDNAATPFGLKAMESLQELNKDKETASDAQIMFMVLHASGLSIIPVSVIAQRVIVGSKNATDIFIPCVICTFVATMVAMIITAFKQHFSSRQWMAIIIFSLVGSLVLGGLAFFLRHLSTEHATIFSNVLSTGLIFLLFVVFILGGMYKKIAVYDAFIDGAKQGFDVAVRIIPYLVGMLVAISVLRNSGVFDYIMQGARWFFAQLGVNTDFVPALPTALMRPFSGSGSRAMMIDAMKANGADSFVGRLSCMFQGSSDTTFYVVALYFGSVGIKRTRYAIPASLLADLAGIITAIIVAYNWPWG; this is encoded by the coding sequence ATGGTATTAAATTTTCTGTGGATCGCTTTTTTCCTGATCGCCTTTGTAGTGGCCCTGATAAGACTGTGTATGGGAGATGTGGTGGTGTTCAAAACGATCATTGACGGGGTCTTTGAAACGGCCAAGACGGGGGTTGATATCTCGCTTGGACTGATTGGTGTAATGGCGCTGTTCCTGGGTTTTATGCAGATCGGGGAAAGGGCGGGCGCAATCAATGTATTGTCGCGGATCGTAGGACCTTTTTTTAGTAAACTGTTTCCGGGGGTACCCCGTAACCACCCGGCGATGGGGCATATGATGATGAACTTTTCGGCCAACCTGCTGCAGCTGGACAATGCGGCCACGCCGTTTGGCCTGAAGGCGATGGAGAGCCTGCAGGAGCTGAATAAGGACAAGGAAACGGCTTCTGATGCGCAGATCATGTTCATGGTGCTGCATGCTTCGGGATTGAGCATTATCCCGGTAAGTGTGATCGCGCAGCGGGTGATCGTGGGTTCGAAGAATGCTACGGATATCTTTATTCCCTGTGTGATCTGCACTTTTGTAGCCACGATGGTGGCGATGATCATTACAGCTTTTAAGCAGCATTTCAGCAGCCGGCAGTGGATGGCCATTATTATATTCAGCCTGGTGGGTTCGCTGGTCCTTGGGGGACTGGCTTTCTTCCTGCGGCACCTGAGCACGGAGCATGCTACCATCTTTTCAAATGTATTGAGTACGGGGCTGATCTTCCTGCTCTTTGTGGTGTTTATCCTGGGCGGCATGTATAAAAAGATAGCGGTGTATGATGCATTTATCGATGGCGCCAAACAGGGGTTTGATGTGGCGGTGCGGATCATTCCTTACCTGGTGGGGATGCTGGTGGCCATTAGTGTATTGCGCAACAGCGGAGTGTTTGATTATATTATGCAGGGAGCGCGCTGGTTCTTTGCGCAACTGGGTGTCAATACTGATTTTGTACCTGCTTTACCCACAGCGCTGATGCGGCCATTCAGTGGCAGCGGCTCGAGGGCGATGATGATCGATGCGATGAAAGCCAACGGGGCTGATAGTTTTGTGGGCCGGTTGAGTTGTATGTTCCAGGGATCATCGGATACGACTTTTTATGTGGTGGCCTTGTATTTTGGTTCGGTAGGGATCAAGCGCACGCGGTATGCGATCCCGGCTTCTTTGCTGGCCGATCTGGCGGGTATTATTACGGCGATCATTGTGGCGTATAACTGGCCCTGGGGGTAA
- a CDS encoding DJ-1/PfpI family protein, with the protein MGKKRILFLTGDYAEDYETMVPFQMLLMVGHEVHAVCPGKQKGDKVQTAIHDFDGAQTYSEKPGHLFELNYSFDEVDPENYDAICIAGGRAPEYLRLTPRVIDLVHHFNHFNKPIAAVCHGIQILTAANVVRGRKLTAYYAVGPEVTLAGGEYMNVAATEAVVDGNLVTSPAWPGHPKWIAAFLEVLGTKIEL; encoded by the coding sequence ATGGGTAAAAAGAGAATCCTTTTCCTCACGGGCGATTATGCCGAGGATTATGAAACGATGGTCCCTTTCCAGATGTTGTTGATGGTAGGTCATGAAGTACATGCGGTATGCCCAGGCAAGCAAAAAGGGGATAAAGTGCAAACGGCAATCCATGATTTTGACGGGGCACAAACCTACAGTGAAAAGCCCGGCCACCTTTTTGAATTGAACTATTCCTTTGATGAGGTAGACCCCGAGAATTATGATGCGATCTGTATAGCAGGTGGACGTGCGCCTGAATACCTGCGGCTGACTCCCCGGGTAATTGATCTGGTACACCATTTCAATCATTTCAATAAGCCTATTGCGGCTGTATGCCATGGTATACAGATACTTACAGCTGCCAATGTAGTAAGAGGACGTAAACTAACGGCTTATTATGCAGTAGGTCCGGAAGTAACGCTGGCCGGCGGAGAATACATGAATGTGGCAGCTACGGAAGCAGTAGTAGATGGCAACCTGGTAACCTCTCCGGCCTGGCCCGGCCATCCAAAATGGATCGCAGCTTTCCTTGAGGTGCTGGGTACGAAGATTGAATTATAA
- a CDS encoding phytanoyl-CoA dioxygenase family protein: MQALLDSDQLEAFIHTGFIRINNAFSTTIAEKARQILWQDTGCDPNDPQTWTKPVVRLGMYTQEPFIQAANTAILHQAFDQLVGKERWVPCTSMGSFPIRFPSAVDPGDGGWHVDASFPGADPGNYFDWRINVRSKGRGLLMLFLFSDVGERDAPTRIRVGSHLDVARMLQPAGEEGLSFMELAQGLPALPAREEILATGEAGTVYCCHPFLVHAAQPHHGTVPRFMAQPPLLLRHDLVISGPEEGGSPVEQAIRMALE; the protein is encoded by the coding sequence ATGCAAGCATTGCTGGATAGCGATCAGCTGGAAGCATTTATTCATACCGGCTTTATTCGTATTAACAACGCCTTTTCAACAACCATAGCGGAAAAAGCCCGGCAAATACTTTGGCAGGACACGGGCTGCGATCCGAACGATCCGCAAACATGGACAAAGCCGGTAGTGCGGCTTGGCATGTACACACAGGAACCTTTTATCCAGGCAGCCAATACGGCCATTCTTCACCAGGCTTTTGATCAACTGGTAGGTAAAGAGAGGTGGGTGCCCTGTACAAGTATGGGGTCTTTCCCAATACGCTTTCCATCTGCTGTTGATCCTGGAGACGGGGGCTGGCATGTAGATGCCAGTTTTCCGGGAGCTGATCCGGGTAATTACTTCGACTGGCGTATTAATGTACGATCAAAAGGGAGGGGACTGTTGATGTTGTTCCTTTTTTCGGATGTTGGAGAACGGGATGCTCCTACGCGGATACGTGTGGGATCGCACCTGGATGTGGCGAGGATGTTGCAGCCGGCCGGTGAAGAGGGGCTTTCGTTCATGGAACTTGCACAAGGGTTGCCTGCATTACCGGCCAGGGAAGAAATACTGGCCACGGGTGAAGCAGGCACGGTTTATTGCTGTCATCCATTCCTGGTACATGCTGCACAACCACATCATGGTACTGTGCCCCGGTTTATGGCGCAACCGCCGCTTTTACTGAGGCATGATCTGGTGATCAGTGGGCCTGAAGAGGGCGGCAGTCCTGTGGAGCAGGCTATACGTATGGCCCTGGAATGA
- a CDS encoding sialate O-acetylesterase: MAQESPAGKPDTTFHIYLLIGQSNMAGRGAVDSISKVQRPRILMLDKNRQFVPATDPLHFDKKEAGVGPGISFAESMLPADGAVRIGLVPAAVGGTSITLWVPGAYDSITKTHPYDDAMVRLKEALKYGVLKGILWHQGESNSGSFSVSPTYMSQLEALIKRIRVELHVPDVPVVVGELGYYRPAFSHFNAMLKQVPDSIAFSAVVSAEGLGHKGDNLHFNTAAARELGKRYAVKMKELQQAAQGLSK, from the coding sequence ATGGCGCAAGAGTCTCCTGCGGGCAAACCCGATACAACATTTCATATTTATCTGTTGATCGGTCAATCGAATATGGCAGGAAGGGGAGCTGTAGATTCGATCAGTAAAGTACAGCGGCCGCGTATCCTGATGCTGGATAAGAACAGACAGTTTGTACCTGCTACAGATCCCTTGCATTTCGATAAAAAGGAAGCCGGGGTAGGACCGGGCATCAGCTTTGCGGAAAGCATGTTGCCGGCGGATGGGGCTGTCAGGATTGGCCTGGTGCCGGCAGCTGTAGGCGGCACTTCGATCACGCTTTGGGTGCCGGGGGCATATGATTCGATCACTAAAACGCATCCTTATGATGATGCCATGGTCCGGCTAAAAGAAGCCTTGAAATACGGTGTATTGAAAGGGATACTCTGGCATCAGGGGGAATCCAATTCAGGGAGTTTTTCTGTCAGCCCCACTTATATGTCACAACTGGAAGCTCTCATAAAACGAATAAGGGTGGAGCTTCATGTCCCCGATGTACCAGTGGTAGTGGGAGAGTTGGGTTATTACCGGCCGGCTTTCTCCCACTTCAATGCGATGTTGAAGCAGGTGCCGGACAGTATTGCATTCAGCGCTGTGGTGAGTGCCGAAGGATTGGGGCATAAGGGCGATAATTTGCATTTTAATACAGCTGCTGCCAGGGAACTCGGTAAGCGATATGCCGTTAAGATGAAGGAATTGCAACAGGCGGCGCAGGGGCTTTCGAAATAG
- a CDS encoding Crp/Fnr family transcriptional regulator, whose translation MHEHFITAIEYFIRLDTAEKEFISSLCVGKTYQKGDYFLREGQVCREVGFIEKGLIRYCGTKDNGEEITLHFGKENEFTSNYQSFLDHSASQRSIQCLEDSEILVISYDNLQRLYTEVKEGQKFGRLICEHLYLQALAQISSIYTDTPEQRYLHFVRDYPDLQQRIPQYYISSYVGVKPPSLSRIRKRLSL comes from the coding sequence ATGCATGAGCACTTTATTACTGCCATTGAATATTTTATCCGTCTTGATACCGCGGAGAAGGAATTTATATCCTCACTTTGTGTTGGTAAAACCTATCAAAAGGGAGATTATTTTTTACGTGAGGGACAGGTATGCCGTGAAGTAGGCTTTATTGAAAAAGGCCTGATCCGTTATTGCGGTACCAAAGACAATGGGGAGGAAATAACGCTGCATTTTGGAAAGGAAAATGAATTTACCAGCAACTACCAAAGTTTTTTGGATCATTCGGCATCACAACGCAGTATACAGTGCCTGGAGGACAGCGAAATACTGGTGATATCGTATGATAACCTGCAAAGGCTCTATACGGAAGTAAAAGAAGGACAAAAGTTTGGCCGCCTGATCTGCGAGCACCTTTATTTGCAGGCCCTGGCTCAAATAAGCTCTATCTATACCGACACACCAGAACAGCGCTATCTCCATTTTGTGCGGGATTATCCCGATCTGCAGCAGCGTATTCCCCAATACTATATTTCTTCTTACGTAGGTGTGAAACCTCCTTCCTTAAGCCGTATAAGAAAAAGACTTTCCCTGTGA
- a CDS encoding peptidylprolyl isomerase has translation MMLIRIVCLLALLAGITGGCNPASSDDTVLQIGTYRLSRTEFESISQGATYKALTDEQLRMRLVEEGSILSYAREHGYDTIELLNRQLDYALRYYVSSVDGYLWNKKVKPLLQVSSEDIRKAQAMRTQEYQLESLYFPNEALVKKYCTANRPLATARDFYAVREKTKADPQVNFYRGFRRYPFFPLGVYLPSLAEARVGEVWGPIETLSGFFLVHVADKRAITPGPVEQEQQAIREELLLGLKEKYIRESQQQVLREMKPQLQEEAIAQIASKADVKERTWRGVDPDLLLMEYEFAGTHSRYKAADLMEFVQCQPMFSGSLSKPDDVKKMLHAHLVGISLFAQAQQMGMDTDSAYQQLKKRYQQGIFIQHFKQEQIYPKISIGEADLERYYQEHQKELNCFASAELLLYKYSNKQRAFEGRQLILDHHTHKMDGKGKPLPIGERVAVQVKDTLYSKAVIDAIARLGPGGISIPIEENGQHLVIYLVSKSGSGPTPYKYAKEGIRELLFSQQEQALITALEKVYPVKVDHIKTTLEQSKQ, from the coding sequence ATGATGTTGATCAGAATTGTATGTTTGTTGGCATTGCTGGCAGGGATAACAGGTGGCTGCAACCCTGCCAGCTCCGACGACACGGTGCTGCAGATCGGTACCTATCGACTGAGCCGTACGGAATTTGAATCTATAAGTCAGGGTGCTACCTATAAAGCATTAACGGATGAACAGTTGCGAATGAGGCTGGTGGAAGAAGGGAGCATACTGTCTTATGCCCGGGAACATGGGTATGATACTATTGAACTGCTGAACCGGCAACTGGACTATGCTCTACGTTATTATGTATCGTCGGTGGATGGCTATCTCTGGAATAAAAAAGTGAAGCCTTTACTGCAGGTCTCTTCCGAAGATATCCGAAAGGCGCAGGCCATGCGTACGCAGGAATATCAATTAGAGTCCCTTTATTTTCCCAATGAAGCATTGGTGAAGAAATATTGTACCGCTAACCGGCCGTTGGCTACTGCCCGCGATTTTTATGCTGTCCGGGAAAAAACAAAGGCAGATCCGCAGGTTAACTTTTACCGTGGTTTTCGTCGCTATCCCTTTTTTCCGCTTGGTGTTTACCTTCCTTCGTTGGCAGAGGCCCGTGTGGGGGAAGTGTGGGGTCCCATTGAAACCTTATCGGGGTTTTTCCTGGTGCATGTGGCAGATAAGAGAGCTATAACGCCAGGGCCTGTTGAACAGGAACAGCAGGCTATCCGCGAAGAACTGCTGCTTGGTTTAAAGGAAAAGTATATCCGCGAAAGTCAGCAACAGGTGTTGCGGGAAATGAAACCTCAATTACAGGAAGAGGCCATTGCCCAAATAGCAAGCAAAGCGGATGTGAAGGAAAGAACATGGCGGGGTGTGGATCCCGATCTGCTGCTTATGGAGTACGAATTTGCTGGTACACATAGCAGGTATAAGGCAGCTGATCTTATGGAATTTGTTCAATGTCAGCCCATGTTTAGCGGATCTCTTTCCAAACCTGATGATGTAAAGAAAATGCTCCATGCCCACCTGGTCGGTATCAGTTTGTTTGCCCAGGCGCAACAAATGGGGATGGATACGGATTCGGCTTATCAACAGCTCAAAAAGCGGTATCAGCAGGGTATTTTCATACAACACTTTAAACAAGAGCAAATTTATCCGAAGATATCCATTGGAGAGGCAGACCTGGAAAGGTATTACCAGGAGCATCAAAAGGAGCTCAACTGCTTTGCATCCGCTGAGTTGTTATTATATAAATATTCCAATAAGCAGCGTGCTTTTGAAGGCCGTCAACTGATCTTAGATCACCATACGCACAAGATGGACGGGAAGGGGAAACCTTTGCCAATAGGAGAAAGGGTAGCGGTACAGGTAAAAGATACCCTATATAGCAAAGCTGTTATTGATGCCATCGCCCGGTTGGGGCCGGGAGGCATATCCATACCCATTGAGGAAAATGGGCAGCACCTGGTAATATACCTGGTCTCGAAAAGTGGTTCCGGACCTACACCTTACAAATATGCCAAAGAAGGGATCAGGGAACTGCTCTTCTCCCAACAAGAGCAAGCACTGATAACCGCACTTGAAAAAGTCTATCCGGTAAAAGTGGATCATATAAAAACAACCCTGGAGCAATCGAAGCAATAA
- a CDS encoding endo-1,4-beta-xylanase, with protein sequence MNSLHKIAAGFTVLVAMAACNKYKAAEFSVDKPATVAAQEDIDAYPALKSYINRAAHPNFKWGVALGLQEYLDKGVKYRLANKNFDEIVLGYEMKHGAVVQANGNLELTKVKALLQTAGQAGMSVYGHTLVWHANQNAAYLNGLISPLVVTSPAYANDLNLAGLKDKSFTGWNRASVGAGITVADAEGMGTGNKAIKLVSTGSSAAATDLQLITPSIAVNKAHKYEVVMYIKSDIAGEGRIAFEGLNNNTPSIDWTKSGTATATFTTGISWKEIRFQINDFAGDNIKLHIDLGYKPGVTYTVDVNNLYVFDTQGTPAINNLVAGGDFETGTGWGGWGGASTRGITADGMGVGNKGKAFFVTNPTKSANYWDVQTSYPFAANLNNGETYELSFWVKGTAAGIIRPELQSADYSSNGFGQVAVTTDWKLVTIATPTTSADRSRLIFSYGEFAGTVYIDDVVLKSSKATGGTTTIAEKSPFEKTTIITGALDKWMKGMLEVSKPYVRAWDVVNEPMDDGKPYELKTGVGRTLAADEFYWQDYLGKDYGVMAFKQARLYGNANDTLFINDYNLEYNLDKCRGLIEYAKYIESKGGKVDGIGTQMHISITADKNNISEMFKLLAGTGKLIKISELDIGVGVKTTAATAEHYKAQAEMYKYVIDKYFELIPAKQRYGITIWSPLDSPANSSWRAGEPIGIWTEAYVRKLAYASVAESLKANTK encoded by the coding sequence ATGAATAGTCTACACAAGATTGCAGCCGGCTTCACTGTTTTAGTGGCGATGGCTGCCTGCAACAAATACAAAGCGGCTGAGTTCAGCGTGGACAAGCCGGCAACGGTTGCTGCGCAGGAAGATATCGATGCTTACCCGGCATTGAAAAGCTATATCAACCGCGCGGCGCATCCCAACTTCAAATGGGGGGTAGCGCTTGGATTGCAGGAATACCTCGATAAAGGAGTAAAATACAGGTTGGCCAATAAGAACTTCGACGAAATAGTGCTGGGTTATGAAATGAAGCACGGTGCGGTGGTGCAGGCCAATGGCAACCTGGAGCTGACAAAAGTAAAAGCCCTGCTGCAAACAGCTGGTCAGGCAGGCATGTCGGTGTATGGTCATACCCTTGTATGGCATGCCAACCAGAATGCCGCTTACCTCAATGGGCTGATTTCACCACTGGTGGTGACCTCTCCGGCCTATGCCAATGACCTGAACCTGGCGGGATTGAAGGATAAAAGTTTTACCGGCTGGAACCGGGCCAGCGTTGGTGCGGGTATTACTGTAGCAGATGCCGAAGGTATGGGAACGGGCAATAAGGCAATAAAGCTGGTATCAACGGGGAGTTCAGCTGCGGCTACGGACCTGCAATTGATCACACCTTCCATTGCGGTGAACAAAGCACACAAGTATGAAGTAGTGATGTATATTAAGTCGGACATAGCCGGCGAAGGCCGTATAGCTTTTGAAGGGTTGAATAACAATACGCCTTCCATCGACTGGACCAAATCGGGCACTGCTACGGCTACTTTTACTACAGGCATCTCCTGGAAAGAGATCCGTTTCCAGATCAATGATTTTGCCGGTGATAATATCAAGCTGCATATTGACCTGGGGTATAAACCGGGCGTTACTTATACTGTCGATGTGAACAACCTGTATGTGTTTGACACGCAGGGCACGCCTGCGATCAATAACCTGGTGGCGGGTGGTGATTTTGAGACCGGCACGGGCTGGGGAGGCTGGGGTGGTGCTTCTACCCGCGGCATCACGGCCGATGGTATGGGCGTGGGTAATAAAGGGAAAGCATTCTTTGTGACCAATCCCACGAAATCTGCCAATTATTGGGACGTGCAAACGAGTTATCCTTTTGCTGCTAACCTGAACAATGGGGAAACCTATGAACTGAGCTTTTGGGTGAAGGGTACGGCTGCAGGCATTATCCGGCCAGAGCTGCAAAGTGCCGATTATTCTTCCAATGGGTTTGGACAGGTGGCAGTAACAACGGACTGGAAACTGGTGACGATCGCTACGCCCACTACGTCGGCAGACCGGAGCCGGTTGATATTCAGTTATGGTGAATTTGCTGGTACCGTGTATATCGATGATGTAGTACTCAAAAGCAGTAAGGCAACAGGCGGCACAACGACAATAGCAGAAAAATCACCCTTTGAAAAAACGACTATCATTACGGGGGCGCTTGATAAATGGATGAAGGGCATGCTGGAAGTGAGCAAACCATATGTGAGGGCCTGGGATGTGGTGAATGAACCGATGGATGATGGTAAACCCTATGAACTGAAGACTGGTGTTGGCAGAACGCTGGCTGCCGATGAATTTTACTGGCAGGATTACCTGGGGAAGGATTATGGTGTTATGGCCTTTAAGCAGGCCCGCCTATACGGCAATGCCAATGATACGCTCTTCATCAACGATTACAACCTGGAATACAACCTCGATAAATGCCGGGGGCTGATCGAGTATGCGAAATACATTGAAAGCAAGGGCGGTAAGGTAGATGGCATTGGAACGCAAATGCATATCTCCATCACTGCTGACAAAAATAACATTTCGGAGATGTTCAAGCTGCTGGCTGGTACGGGCAAACTCATCAAAATATCCGAACTGGATATTGGTGTAGGCGTAAAGACCACGGCTGCTACTGCTGAGCACTACAAGGCACAGGCGGAGATGTATAAGTATGTGATCGATAAGTATTTTGAACTGATCCCTGCCAAACAGCGTTATGGCATTACGATCTGGAGCCCGCTGGATAGCCCGGCCAACTCGAGCTGGCGCGCCGGTGAGCCTATCGGTATCTGGACAGAAGCTTATGTACGCAAACTGGCTTATGCTTCGGTGGCCGAATCACTGAAGGCAAATACGAAGTAA